The Leptospira johnsonii genome window below encodes:
- the fliQ gene encoding flagellar biosynthesis protein FliQ → MTEVDAITLIRDALFVTLKLSSPILLTAMIVGLVIGILQTTTSIQEPTIAFVPKLLSIFAVIVIFAGWMLQTMTDYTRDLFLMIEKF, encoded by the coding sequence ATGACGGAAGTAGATGCAATTACTCTGATCAGGGACGCATTATTTGTAACCCTGAAACTTTCTTCTCCCATCTTGCTGACTGCAATGATAGTGGGACTTGTTATCGGTATTTTACAAACCACAACTTCTATCCAAGAGCCTACGATCGCTTTTGTTCCTAAGTTATTATCCATTTTTGCGGTGATCGTGATCTTTGCAGGATGGATGCTTCAGACCATGACTGATTATACCAGGGATCTTTTCCTGATGATAGAGAAGTTTTAG
- the flhF gene encoding flagellar biosynthesis protein FlhF, giving the protein MDFAKIRGKDLQDCLMQMKMKYGPEAHVIEHRILTEGGVFGTGLMARKVVEIQVGIPEKASSREKVEKKLQDLKELLKQKSTLGSEKRRSLEELPSWEERTSRPRASSLPKELIEVTSEEIESEENLGLSFSKEFEPKISRSVRKEQDSNILKMRDKLVREGMSEAYAEEIISQAEQRLSPLDRSRTVAVQEKIVEVLSERVQVEPDIFKGTRRGQRKVVFFVGPTGSGKTTSIAKLAAKYHLHMGKSVSLYTTDNYRIAAIEQLKRYADTMEMPFYAVKDLKRFQETLARDGSELILIDTAGYSHRNVDQLSKMYGYLSAFGERDNVENILVLSATSSYHHTHSVMKAYEPLGFRRILLTKLDEAEFLGGFLELADTLNKGFTHLSVGQEVPFDMIPAEKHQLAECAVNPEKIIEIRGEVFSA; this is encoded by the coding sequence ATGGATTTCGCAAAGATTAGGGGCAAGGATCTACAGGATTGCCTAATGCAGATGAAGATGAAATATGGCCCAGAAGCCCATGTCATCGAACATAGAATTTTGACCGAAGGCGGGGTATTTGGAACTGGACTCATGGCCCGTAAGGTCGTGGAGATCCAAGTTGGTATCCCTGAAAAGGCAAGTTCCAGAGAAAAGGTGGAGAAAAAACTCCAAGACCTAAAAGAACTATTAAAACAAAAGTCGACTCTGGGTTCCGAAAAAAGAAGAAGTCTGGAAGAATTGCCTAGTTGGGAAGAAAGAACTTCTCGCCCAAGAGCTTCTTCTTTGCCAAAAGAATTGATAGAGGTAACTTCGGAAGAGATCGAATCAGAGGAGAACCTCGGACTTTCTTTCTCCAAAGAATTTGAACCTAAAATTTCCAGATCGGTCCGCAAAGAGCAGGATTCCAATATCCTTAAAATGAGGGATAAACTTGTTCGTGAGGGAATGAGCGAGGCTTACGCGGAAGAAATTATTTCTCAAGCGGAGCAGAGGCTTTCTCCTTTGGATCGCTCTCGTACAGTTGCAGTTCAGGAAAAAATTGTAGAAGTTCTTTCCGAAAGAGTGCAGGTGGAGCCTGATATTTTCAAGGGAACCAGAAGAGGACAGAGGAAAGTGGTCTTTTTTGTAGGACCTACTGGCAGCGGAAAGACTACTAGCATCGCAAAACTAGCGGCTAAGTACCATCTCCACATGGGAAAATCAGTGTCCCTCTACACAACTGACAATTACAGGATCGCGGCAATCGAGCAGCTAAAACGCTACGCGGATACCATGGAAATGCCTTTTTATGCGGTAAAAGATCTGAAACGTTTTCAGGAGACCCTGGCGAGAGACGGATCGGAGCTAATCCTGATAGATACTGCGGGTTATAGCCATCGCAATGTGGACCAGCTTAGTAAAATGTACGGATATCTGTCTGCTTTCGGAGAAAGAGACAACGTTGAAAATATCCTTGTATTATCCGCCACATCTTCGTATCATCACACCCACTCCGTAATGAAAGCCTACGAACCCCTTGGATTCCGTAGAATTTTATTAACTAAACTGGATGAAGCGGAATTTTTGGGTGGATTTCTGGAACTAGCCGATACACTTAATAAGGGTTTTACCCATTTAAGTGTTGGTCAAGAAGTTCCCTTCGATATGATCCCAGCGGAAAAACACCAACTCGCTGAATGCGCAGTAAATCCGGAAAAAATTATCGAGATCCGTGGAGAAGTATTCTCCGCTTAA
- a CDS encoding EscU/YscU/HrcU family type III secretion system export apparatus switch protein, with the protein MAKLMGILWKKLSGFFSKTALLEFQHEGPLPAPVSVPFRIDLQLFAAEDEGRTQPASERRRREEREKGNVPKSPEVASAIVLLAGIVLMYLMGEYFFMKSYYLLRKYFFGIRSANVISSEAISELLNNALADITQLLLPLMGITVVAAIVGNVVQTGFLFAPRALAFNFGRIRPNFKKVLPNRQTLFGLAKSLVKVAVIAWVSYFVIEKDFFKILMLGNIGLEESVALITYTAFKIFIVVGILLLAISVGDYFFQRYEYEEALKMTPSESKREMKEQDGDPSLQARRRQMARDQIKKSKMLAEVPKADVVITNPTHFAVALEYKPNKHRAPVVIAKGVDDFALRIIRVAKANDIVTVEDRPMARTLYDEVEIGQEVPAKFYTALSVIFTKLESFRKAFRNAS; encoded by the coding sequence ATGGCCAAACTGATGGGAATTCTTTGGAAAAAACTGTCAGGATTCTTTTCTAAGACCGCTTTGTTGGAATTCCAACATGAGGGACCGCTACCTGCACCTGTCTCCGTTCCTTTCCGGATCGATCTGCAATTATTCGCAGCAGAAGACGAGGGACGTACCCAGCCCGCAAGCGAAAGAAGAAGAAGGGAAGAAAGAGAAAAAGGAAATGTTCCTAAAAGTCCCGAAGTCGCATCAGCGATCGTTCTATTAGCAGGGATCGTTCTCATGTATCTCATGGGAGAATATTTTTTCATGAAATCCTATTATCTTCTGAGAAAATATTTCTTTGGAATACGTTCCGCGAATGTGATCAGCTCCGAAGCAATAAGCGAACTTCTGAACAATGCTCTTGCAGATATTACACAGCTACTTCTTCCTTTGATGGGGATCACAGTGGTTGCAGCAATTGTGGGTAACGTGGTCCAGACTGGATTTTTATTCGCTCCTAGGGCTCTTGCATTCAATTTCGGAAGGATACGCCCGAATTTCAAAAAGGTACTTCCGAACCGCCAGACATTATTTGGACTCGCAAAATCCTTAGTCAAAGTGGCTGTAATAGCCTGGGTTTCTTACTTTGTGATCGAGAAGGACTTCTTTAAGATCCTGATGCTCGGTAATATTGGTCTCGAAGAGTCCGTTGCATTAATCACTTATACTGCATTCAAAATTTTCATAGTAGTAGGGATATTATTACTCGCGATCAGCGTTGGAGATTACTTCTTCCAAAGATATGAATATGAAGAAGCACTCAAAATGACTCCTTCCGAATCCAAAAGAGAAATGAAGGAACAGGATGGAGACCCTTCTTTACAAGCTAGAAGAAGGCAAATGGCCAGAGACCAGATCAAAAAGAGCAAGATGCTGGCAGAAGTTCCCAAAGCGGACGTGGTCATTACGAACCCAACTCACTTTGCAGTAGCATTAGAGTATAAACCGAACAAACACAGAGCGCCAGTTGTGATCGCAAAGGGTGTAGATGATTTCGCATTACGTATTATCCGGGTGGCAAAGGCAAACGATATCGTTACTGTCGAAGACCGCCCAATGGCAAGAACACTCTATGATGAGGTGGAAATTGGCCAAGAAGTTCCTGCCAAATTCTATACCGCACTCAGTGTGATCTTTACAAAACTCGAATCTTTCCGGAAAGCGTTCCGAAACGCTTCCTAA
- a CDS encoding MinD/ParA family protein yields the protein MDQATQLRKLTEGNTSLKLVSSTKPMTKIIAIASGKGGVGKSTISVNLAISMAKAGQKVLVFDGDLGLANVNVILGIIPKYNLYHVVKGHKSLKDIIIQAPEGVDIIAGASGYSQLANLNDTQRNNLIKGFADLDSYDYMIIDTGAGISSNVIGLTLPADDVIVVTTPEPTAITDSYGLIKAIVSQSRDKNLKMVVNRVRSAIEGKKVADRVIDISGQFLEVRVENLGFIFQDDEVEKSIREQKPYIIHSPKSKAAACLNRITYSLLNQEMDGGDDSGITGFFKKFFNFVDVREKQQSEEE from the coding sequence ATGGACCAAGCGACTCAGTTGCGGAAACTTACCGAGGGTAATACGAGTTTGAAACTCGTGTCTTCAACCAAACCTATGACTAAGATTATAGCGATCGCTTCCGGAAAGGGTGGGGTCGGTAAAAGTACTATCTCCGTAAACCTTGCCATCTCTATGGCTAAGGCGGGACAGAAGGTCCTTGTATTCGATGGAGACCTAGGACTTGCTAACGTGAATGTGATCTTAGGGATCATCCCAAAATACAATTTGTATCACGTAGTCAAGGGACATAAAAGTTTAAAAGACATTATCATCCAAGCTCCGGAAGGAGTGGATATCATCGCGGGTGCAAGCGGCTATTCTCAGCTTGCTAACCTGAATGATACTCAAAGAAATAATTTGATCAAAGGATTCGCGGATCTGGATTCGTATGATTATATGATCATAGATACCGGAGCAGGGATCAGTTCTAACGTGATCGGACTCACACTTCCTGCGGACGATGTGATCGTAGTTACTACACCTGAACCGACCGCGATCACTGACTCTTACGGATTGATCAAGGCGATCGTCTCCCAAAGCAGAGACAAAAATCTCAAGATGGTGGTCAACCGTGTACGTTCTGCCATCGAAGGGAAGAAGGTTGCCGACCGTGTGATCGATATTTCCGGTCAATTCTTGGAAGTAAGAGTCGAAAATTTAGGATTCATCTTCCAAGACGACGAGGTCGAAAAAAGTATCCGGGAACAAAAACCGTATATTATCCATTCACCTAAGAGCAAAGCTGCTGCCTGTTTGAATCGGATCACATACTCTCTTCTGAACCAGGAAATGGATGGTGGAGACGATTCCGGGATCACTGGCTTCTTCAAAAAATTCTTCAATTTCGTAGACGTTAGAGAGAAACAACAGAGCGAGGAAGAGTGA
- the whiG gene encoding RNA polymerase sigma factor WhiG → MSKLFEKYNNTDETELWKSYRDSKDQNIRSYLVEKYSPLVKHVAGRIAIGMPQNVEFDDLVSYGVFGLLDAIEKFDPERQIKFKTYAMTRIRGSIFDELRSIDWIPRSIRQKAKQLEQIIGMLENKEGAHVEDEAIAKEMGISVEEFNSLLTKISGTSLVSLNDIWFLGDENDEVSFMETLESPMNMNPDTIIEKEEIKNVIVEAIKTLPDKEKKVIVLYYYEDLTLKEIGEVLEVTESRISQLHTRAVARLRSKLGKVKSVISKK, encoded by the coding sequence ATGTCCAAACTTTTCGAAAAATACAATAATACGGATGAAACCGAGCTTTGGAAGTCCTACCGGGATTCGAAAGACCAGAATATTCGCAGTTATCTTGTAGAAAAATACTCTCCTCTAGTCAAACACGTGGCTGGTCGTATCGCGATCGGTATGCCTCAAAACGTCGAGTTCGATGATCTTGTTTCGTATGGTGTGTTTGGTCTTCTAGACGCGATCGAAAAATTCGATCCGGAAAGACAGATCAAATTTAAAACATATGCGATGACTCGGATCAGAGGTTCTATCTTCGATGAACTTCGTTCCATTGACTGGATCCCTCGCTCCATTCGCCAAAAAGCGAAACAGTTGGAGCAAATTATCGGAATGCTCGAGAACAAAGAGGGCGCTCATGTAGAGGACGAGGCGATCGCAAAAGAAATGGGGATCTCTGTCGAGGAGTTCAACTCGCTTCTTACGAAGATCAGTGGCACGTCACTTGTCTCTTTAAACGATATTTGGTTCCTCGGCGATGAGAACGATGAGGTTTCTTTCATGGAGACATTAGAATCTCCGATGAATATGAATCCGGACACGATCATCGAAAAAGAAGAGATCAAAAACGTGATCGTCGAAGCGATCAAAACCCTTCCGGACAAAGAAAAAAAAGTAATCGTTCTTTATTATTACGAAGATCTAACCTTAAAAGAGATTGGAGAAGTATTGGAAGTAACCGAATCAAGAATTTCCCAACTTCATACGAGGGCTGTAGCAAGACTTCGTAGCAAATTAGGAAAAGTAAAATCGGTTATTAGTAAAAAATAA
- the fliR gene encoding flagellar biosynthetic protein FliR, translated as MEYFIGNFQVFLLILARIVGLLSVAPVFSFASISFAQRMTLGFLISVILFPVSASFVPPIPGNMTDYGLVVIAEVLIGVLMGFLVSLVFSSFQMAGEFFNVQLGFGYAEILDPISQTSLPVISTLKNMLGMLLFLSLGAYRFLFESLVYSFEKVQVLKLVPEIQDGLYKAMEEAIGAMFLVAFKISLPILGVLFLVTVSEALMGKAAPQLNILQLSFPIKIAIGLVVMILIVPFLITQMDNAFQLSFEKMNLMLKGWPN; from the coding sequence ATGGAATACTTTATCGGAAATTTCCAAGTGTTTCTTTTGATCCTGGCAAGGATCGTGGGGCTTCTATCCGTGGCTCCTGTGTTCTCCTTTGCCTCTATCAGTTTTGCTCAAAGGATGACCCTTGGTTTTCTGATCTCCGTAATTTTATTTCCTGTAAGCGCTTCATTTGTCCCTCCTATTCCGGGCAATATGACTGATTACGGTTTAGTCGTGATAGCCGAGGTGCTGATAGGTGTACTCATGGGATTTTTGGTCAGCTTGGTATTCTCTTCATTCCAAATGGCCGGAGAATTTTTTAACGTTCAGCTTGGTTTCGGTTATGCTGAGATCTTGGATCCGATTTCCCAAACAAGTCTTCCTGTGATCAGTACTCTTAAGAATATGCTGGGCATGCTTCTGTTTTTGTCTTTGGGAGCTTACCGTTTTCTATTCGAAAGTTTGGTATATTCTTTTGAGAAGGTGCAGGTTCTGAAACTTGTGCCCGAGATTCAAGACGGTCTATACAAGGCGATGGAAGAAGCGATCGGTGCGATGTTCCTAGTCGCTTTCAAAATTTCTCTGCCCATACTCGGGGTCCTATTTTTGGTCACTGTTTCCGAAGCATTGATGGGTAAGGCAGCTCCTCAGTTAAATATACTTCAACTGAGTTTTCCGATCAAGATCGCGATCGGTCTTGTTGTTATGATCCTCATTGTTCCTTTCCTGATCACTCAGATGGACAACGCGTTCCAACTTTCGTTCGAAAAGATGAACCTGATGTTGAAGGGATGGCCAAACTGA
- the fliP gene encoding flagellar type III secretion system pore protein FliP (The bacterial flagellar biogenesis protein FliP forms a type III secretion system (T3SS)-type pore required for flagellar assembly.), giving the protein MRHNRVMWKILSGVLLFTVLIIAIPEDTFAQANAPRIPIPNLNINVNEAKGPRETSLSLMILFLVTILSLAPAIVMSLTSFTKIVIVLDFVRRALSIQNLPPNQVMVGLALFMTFFIMAPTLNIVYEKGLNPYMEGKIDTNEFFDKSMVPLREFMMRQIGTSGAKDVALFLKIGKVENVESFDDVPNYVLIPAFMLSEIKKAFWIGIIIFIPFIVVDLVVASALLSMGLNMLPPVMVSLPFKLILFVLVDGWNLIVYELVRSYK; this is encoded by the coding sequence ATGAGACATAATAGAGTTATGTGGAAGATACTTTCGGGAGTTCTTCTTTTTACCGTTTTGATCATAGCGATCCCGGAGGACACTTTTGCCCAAGCAAACGCACCTAGGATCCCTATTCCAAATCTGAATATCAATGTGAACGAGGCAAAAGGTCCGAGAGAGACAAGTCTTTCCCTTATGATCTTGTTCTTGGTTACCATTCTTTCTTTGGCTCCTGCCATTGTGATGTCTTTGACTTCTTTTACGAAGATCGTAATCGTCCTGGATTTTGTGAGAAGAGCACTCTCTATCCAAAACCTTCCGCCTAACCAGGTAATGGTGGGGCTCGCGTTATTTATGACATTCTTTATCATGGCTCCTACCTTGAATATTGTGTACGAGAAAGGTTTGAATCCGTACATGGAAGGTAAGATAGATACGAACGAATTTTTCGATAAGTCCATGGTTCCGCTTAGAGAATTTATGATGAGGCAGATCGGGACAAGCGGTGCCAAAGACGTGGCCTTATTTCTGAAGATAGGAAAAGTGGAGAATGTAGAATCCTTCGACGATGTCCCGAATTACGTTCTCATTCCAGCGTTTATGCTTTCAGAGATCAAGAAGGCTTTTTGGATCGGGATCATCATATTTATTCCGTTTATCGTAGTGGATCTTGTGGTTGCTTCCGCTCTTCTCTCCATGGGTTTGAATATGCTTCCTCCGGTGATGGTGAGTTTGCCATTTAAGCTGATCTTATTTGTACTTGTGGATGGTTGGAATTTAATCGTCTACGAGCTCGTAAGGAGTTATAAATGA
- a CDS encoding FapA family protein produces MSLTSFLKDQSKELDKLQNEQVEVIAPTLEKCLQLAAAHLKRKSHELDYIVIKRGKKKLFGSEPWHIRASILPEDTFLDELSELDKKLTGGSGKLVSKDLKEFLQPKDRDGRAVVQIFRNGTYLTIYPPSGEGKAIELSEVSRRLSVRGINEVDDNQIRKIVKEGKGEPIYISNMKPRQGAEAKMVLDIAPDKMKAKITFIPPKPGGRDLEVKDVVNYLKNAGIKYGVKEEEIQKRLEDEFYNQPFTAAEGDPPVNGKNAQVVYHVRISKKVVFREDESGKVDYKDMDLIENVVVGQLLAEKIPAERGKYGRTLFNELLPAKDGLDTELKQGKGTILSEDRTKLTAEVNGQVVYASGRLSVETVYRVNGDVGIKTGNVTFLGSVIITGNVEDNYSVKAAGNIEIYGTVQKANVEADGDIIIRQGVSGRDEARIESTGGNVIAKFIQNATVVTEKDVVVQEGILHCFVSAGGKVISNGKRGQIVGGTIRASDTIAAKVIGSSANPATELIVGTDPKVLKQISEYEEKLAENQEKFEQISKSLKTLKARKENDPASFTKDHEQQLIKTSKATEKLETRVREYENEIQNLKAYIEERAANGKISVEKTLYGGVTIKIKSADFKTRNEIKHKTFVEENGVIRQLPYQDPEPDKKDWRKNRSRGK; encoded by the coding sequence TTGAGTCTTACATCTTTTCTAAAAGACCAATCCAAAGAACTAGACAAGCTCCAAAATGAGCAGGTAGAAGTTATAGCCCCTACATTGGAAAAATGTCTTCAGCTAGCGGCAGCCCATCTTAAAAGAAAATCACACGAGCTCGATTATATAGTAATCAAACGCGGAAAGAAAAAACTTTTCGGTTCGGAACCTTGGCATATCAGAGCTTCCATTCTACCTGAAGATACATTCTTAGACGAACTTTCCGAACTGGATAAAAAGTTAACGGGTGGATCCGGAAAACTTGTCTCCAAAGACTTGAAGGAATTCCTACAACCTAAGGACAGAGACGGAAGAGCAGTCGTTCAAATTTTCAGGAACGGAACATATCTCACAATCTATCCACCTTCTGGAGAAGGAAAGGCAATCGAACTTTCAGAAGTTTCTCGCAGACTTTCTGTCCGAGGAATAAACGAAGTAGACGATAACCAGATTCGCAAGATAGTCAAAGAGGGCAAGGGAGAACCGATCTATATTTCCAATATGAAACCAAGGCAAGGCGCCGAGGCGAAGATGGTATTGGATATTGCTCCAGATAAGATGAAGGCCAAAATCACTTTCATCCCACCTAAACCTGGCGGAAGAGATCTGGAAGTAAAAGACGTAGTCAATTATCTCAAGAATGCAGGGATCAAATACGGAGTAAAAGAGGAAGAGATCCAAAAAAGGTTGGAGGACGAATTCTATAACCAACCTTTCACCGCCGCAGAAGGAGATCCTCCTGTAAACGGAAAAAATGCTCAGGTTGTCTATCATGTCCGAATCAGCAAGAAGGTAGTCTTCCGAGAAGACGAATCCGGAAAAGTGGACTACAAGGATATGGACCTGATCGAAAACGTAGTCGTAGGACAACTTCTTGCGGAAAAAATCCCTGCGGAAAGAGGGAAGTACGGACGTACATTATTCAACGAACTTTTACCTGCGAAAGACGGGCTAGATACGGAACTAAAACAAGGAAAGGGGACAATCCTTTCAGAAGATAGAACCAAGCTCACCGCAGAGGTGAATGGACAAGTAGTCTATGCAAGCGGTAGGCTCTCCGTCGAAACAGTTTATCGGGTCAACGGAGATGTTGGTATCAAAACCGGTAACGTTACATTCTTAGGTTCGGTGATCATCACCGGGAACGTAGAAGATAACTATTCCGTTAAGGCTGCGGGAAACATTGAAATTTATGGTACTGTCCAAAAAGCAAATGTGGAAGCGGACGGGGATATCATCATCCGCCAGGGGGTTTCCGGAAGGGACGAAGCTCGAATCGAATCCACAGGCGGGAACGTAATCGCAAAATTCATCCAAAATGCAACCGTAGTCACGGAAAAAGACGTGGTAGTCCAAGAAGGAATTCTACACTGTTTTGTGAGTGCGGGCGGAAAAGTAATCTCCAATGGCAAGAGGGGACAGATTGTAGGAGGTACGATCCGTGCTTCTGATACGATCGCGGCCAAGGTCATAGGATCTTCTGCCAACCCTGCTACAGAACTTATCGTAGGAACAGATCCTAAAGTATTAAAACAGATCTCCGAATACGAAGAGAAACTGGCCGAAAACCAAGAAAAATTCGAACAGATCTCCAAAAGCCTTAAGACTCTCAAGGCCAGAAAGGAGAATGACCCTGCTTCTTTTACCAAAGACCATGAACAACAGTTGATCAAAACGAGCAAGGCTACCGAAAAACTAGAGACCCGGGTCAGAGAATACGAAAACGAGATCCAGAATCTCAAGGCATATATAGAAGAAAGAGCCGCAAACGGTAAGATCAGTGTCGAAAAGACCCTATATGGTGGGGTTACCATTAAGATCAAGAGTGCGGACTTCAAGACCCGTAACGAGATCAAACATAAGACCTTCGTGGAAGAGAACGGAGTGATCCGACAATTGCCGTACCAAGATCCTGAACCGGATAAAAAAGACTGGAGAAAAAACAGATCTAGAGGAAAATAA
- a CDS encoding flagellar biosynthesis protein FlhA — protein MDKKWYTQSDFILGAGAVSVVGMLVVPLPGFVLDILILFSLALSLLIVLTSLSIKEPSEFSVFPSLLLITTIYRLALNVSTTRQILSKGPAVNSAIIDAFGSFIVGSESGLSKYVVGFIIFLILVIVQVLVITKGATRISEVAARFTLDALPGKQMAIDMELSTGNINEAEARKRRKKIEAEVDFYGSMDGASKFVQGDVRAGLIITAINLIGGVIIGASIRGESFISAIETYGKFTIGDGLVSQIPALLTTVATGIIVTRSGSESDLAKQFKTQLFANSKVLYVVAASMGLGSFIPGLPFIPMVLLSGGLAYLAYSLERTVQEQLEVLEKKEKEAVGDRKPRDYYDELRIEPIEIEFGYHLVPLVDASQGGTLMDQISNLRGKFARESGIVIPPIRILDNLEIPPDQFTIKINGVEVGSSTIRPEKLMAMPSAESQDLSSIEGESFLEPAYGRTAKWISADSKGDAESKGFIVVDSSTVIITYLRELLATHASSLLGREEVKKLLDHYRSQYPTLIQELEADKPGNLGMLQQVLQNLLREGLGIRNLVPILETVANKMSKYPNPYVLTEFVRQSISNTIVKDYMVDGKLQVIVVEGRVLDRLNKSLAQDRLEGRDILVLPPDFQRRLLESVADMNRRVQEGRGFPIYVVNREVRMPFAYFLAKEFPPRNFAVLALEEVHSSVPTVIAGELRIAQAQAAEPAEVG, from the coding sequence ATGGATAAGAAATGGTATACACAATCCGACTTCATCCTGGGTGCGGGAGCAGTTTCTGTCGTTGGAATGCTTGTTGTTCCTTTGCCGGGATTCGTTTTAGATATTCTGATATTATTCAGCTTAGCGTTAAGTTTACTGATCGTTCTAACTTCTTTGTCTATCAAGGAGCCGTCCGAGTTTTCCGTTTTTCCTAGCTTATTGCTTATCACAACAATCTATCGATTGGCACTGAACGTTTCTACTACGAGACAAATTTTATCCAAGGGTCCTGCGGTAAACAGTGCGATCATAGACGCGTTCGGTTCCTTCATCGTAGGAAGTGAATCCGGTTTAAGTAAGTATGTAGTCGGATTTATTATCTTCTTAATTTTAGTGATCGTTCAGGTATTAGTGATCACTAAAGGTGCGACCCGTATTTCCGAAGTGGCAGCAAGGTTCACATTGGATGCATTGCCCGGTAAACAGATGGCAATCGATATGGAACTTTCCACGGGAAATATAAACGAAGCGGAAGCTCGTAAGAGAAGGAAAAAGATAGAAGCAGAAGTGGACTTCTACGGCTCCATGGATGGAGCGAGTAAGTTCGTACAAGGAGACGTGAGGGCAGGGCTTATCATCACTGCAATCAACCTGATCGGTGGGGTTATCATTGGTGCAAGTATCCGCGGAGAATCCTTCATATCTGCAATTGAAACATACGGAAAGTTTACCATAGGTGACGGACTTGTTTCTCAGATCCCGGCACTTCTGACCACTGTTGCCACTGGTATAATCGTTACCCGCTCCGGATCGGAAAGCGATCTTGCAAAACAATTTAAGACCCAGCTATTTGCAAACTCTAAGGTATTGTATGTGGTTGCTGCCTCCATGGGTCTTGGCTCATTTATTCCAGGCCTACCTTTTATTCCGATGGTGCTTCTTTCGGGTGGGCTTGCGTATCTTGCATATTCTCTTGAGAGAACTGTACAAGAACAGCTCGAGGTTCTGGAGAAGAAGGAAAAAGAGGCGGTTGGAGATCGCAAACCTCGGGATTATTACGACGAACTTAGGATCGAGCCGATCGAGATCGAATTTGGATATCATCTGGTGCCATTAGTGGATGCTTCTCAAGGCGGAACATTGATGGACCAAATTTCCAATTTAAGAGGAAAGTTCGCGCGTGAAAGCGGGATCGTCATTCCTCCTATTCGTATATTAGATAATTTGGAAATACCTCCGGATCAATTCACTATCAAGATCAATGGAGTGGAAGTCGGCTCGAGCACGATCCGTCCTGAAAAACTCATGGCAATGCCTTCTGCAGAAAGCCAGGACCTTTCATCTATCGAAGGAGAATCTTTCTTGGAACCTGCTTACGGAAGAACTGCAAAATGGATCTCTGCAGATTCTAAAGGAGATGCGGAGTCCAAAGGTTTTATCGTGGTGGATTCTTCTACAGTTATCATCACATATTTGAGAGAATTACTTGCGACTCACGCTTCCAGTTTGCTCGGAAGAGAAGAAGTCAAAAAACTTCTGGATCATTACAGATCTCAGTATCCGACACTTATCCAAGAATTGGAAGCGGACAAGCCCGGAAATTTGGGAATGTTACAACAGGTTCTTCAAAATCTTCTCAGAGAAGGTTTGGGAATCCGCAACCTTGTTCCAATTTTAGAAACAGTCGCAAACAAGATGAGCAAGTATCCGAATCCATACGTTCTTACGGAATTCGTAAGACAGTCGATTTCCAATACGATCGTAAAAGATTATATGGTGGATGGAAAACTTCAGGTCATCGTGGTAGAAGGTCGGGTGCTGGACAGATTGAACAAATCTCTTGCACAGGACCGTTTGGAAGGAAGGGATATTTTGGTACTTCCTCCGGATTTCCAAAGAAGACTTTTGGAATCCGTAGCGGATATGAACCGCAGGGTCCAAGAAGGAAGAGGATTCCCGATCTATGTGGTGAATAGAGAAGTTCGAATGCCTTTTGCTTATTTCTTAGCGAAGGAATTCCCACCAAGGAACTTTGCGGTACTCGCTTTGGAAGAGGTACATTCTTCCGTTCCGACAGTTATTGCCGGAGAACTTAGGATCGCACAGGCCCAAGCGGCCGAACCCGCAGAAGTGGGTTAA